The following are encoded in a window of Allosphingosinicella indica genomic DNA:
- a CDS encoding TonB-dependent hemoglobin/transferrin/lactoferrin family receptor codes for MSRGALIVAMMAGAPANAQSAAAQQEAGEQTDAAKAAEETYAPVPLRYGSIPGSRAITVTATRTPIAVLDAPATVSVIDAEQIAQQLVTDVKDLVRYEPGVSVPRSPARFGAALGSTGRDRNSGFTIRGLGGNRVLIQVDGIRVPDGFGFGAQLAGRGDYVDVGLVKSVEILRGPASALYGSDGLAGAVSFITSDPADFLAGRDGIAGLARASYSSADEEFSETAVVAGASGQWSAMAAYTRRDFKELDNQGDNDVTGPARTTPNPQDGESNALLGKLVWGNGDHRIRLTGEHLGTRVTSDVLSGITAAVARLDARDSVKRDRIGLDWTWEGSGTIDHASLGAYWQDGRNRQFTFEDRTVLADRERLNTFDNRVIGASGELRGNFAAGTIAHRFVLGADYSETRQEGLRDGTVPPAGEVFPTRAFPVTDFTLLGLFAGDEIAIGTSGLTLYPALRFDYYKLDPREDPLLPNFPATGQDGSRVSPKFGALWKVGGGVNLFSQYAQGFKAPAPTQVNQFFENLAFGYTSEPNPDLKPETSRTFEGGVRYGGEAVDLSLTAFTGRYRNFISQEVVGGSFTPTDPAVYQFINLDRVKISGAEARLHGRMPAGFTGTLALSYAKGDVIDPSGARTPLASVDPLKLVAGIGWRAVDDRFGGDVTMTHSAGKSEARSRGLCTPSCYLPDAFTIVDATAFVRIGEALTLRAGIFNILDARYAWWSDVAGLASTTAIADAFTQPGRNASVSISARF; via the coding sequence ATGTCTCGGGGTGCGCTGATTGTGGCGATGATGGCCGGTGCGCCCGCCAATGCGCAGAGCGCCGCGGCGCAGCAGGAGGCTGGCGAGCAAACGGATGCGGCGAAGGCCGCGGAGGAAACTTACGCGCCGGTGCCGCTGCGCTACGGATCGATCCCGGGCAGCCGGGCGATCACCGTCACCGCGACGCGCACCCCGATTGCGGTGCTCGATGCGCCCGCGACGGTCAGCGTCATCGATGCCGAGCAGATCGCACAACAGCTCGTCACCGACGTCAAGGATCTCGTCCGCTACGAGCCCGGCGTGAGCGTACCCCGCTCGCCGGCGCGGTTCGGCGCGGCGCTGGGTTCAACGGGGCGCGATCGCAACAGCGGCTTCACCATCCGCGGCCTCGGCGGCAACCGCGTGCTGATCCAGGTGGACGGCATTCGCGTGCCCGATGGCTTCGGCTTCGGCGCGCAGCTTGCGGGGCGCGGCGACTATGTCGACGTCGGCCTGGTCAAGTCGGTCGAGATCCTGCGCGGCCCCGCCTCGGCGCTTTACGGCAGCGACGGCCTTGCCGGCGCAGTCAGCTTCATCACCTCCGATCCCGCCGATTTCCTGGCCGGGCGCGACGGCATCGCCGGGCTCGCCCGCGCGTCCTACAGCTCGGCGGACGAGGAGTTTTCGGAGACCGCGGTGGTCGCGGGCGCTTCCGGCCAATGGTCGGCGATGGCGGCCTATACCCGGCGCGATTTCAAGGAGCTCGACAATCAGGGCGACAACGACGTCACCGGCCCGGCGCGCACTACGCCCAACCCGCAGGACGGCGAATCGAACGCGCTGCTCGGCAAGCTCGTCTGGGGCAATGGCGATCACCGCATCCGCCTGACCGGCGAGCATCTCGGCACGCGCGTTACCAGCGACGTGCTGTCCGGCATCACCGCCGCGGTGGCGCGGCTCGACGCGCGCGACAGCGTGAAGCGCGACCGGATCGGGCTCGACTGGACGTGGGAGGGCAGCGGCACGATCGATCACGCCTCGCTCGGCGCCTATTGGCAGGACGGCCGCAACCGCCAGTTCACCTTCGAGGACCGCACGGTCCTCGCCGATCGCGAGCGGCTCAACACCTTCGACAATCGCGTCATCGGCGCCAGCGGCGAGCTGCGTGGCAATTTCGCCGCCGGGACGATCGCCCACCGCTTCGTGCTCGGCGCCGACTATAGCGAGACGCGGCAGGAGGGGCTGCGCGACGGCACCGTGCCGCCCGCGGGCGAGGTCTTCCCGACCCGCGCCTTCCCGGTCACCGATTTCACCCTGCTTGGCCTGTTCGCGGGCGACGAGATCGCCATCGGCACGAGCGGGCTGACGCTCTATCCGGCGCTCCGCTTCGACTATTACAAGCTCGATCCGCGCGAAGACCCGCTGCTCCCCAATTTCCCGGCGACGGGGCAGGATGGATCGCGCGTGTCGCCCAAGTTCGGCGCGCTGTGGAAGGTCGGCGGCGGGGTCAATCTGTTCAGCCAGTACGCACAGGGCTTCAAGGCCCCCGCGCCGACGCAGGTGAACCAGTTCTTCGAGAATCTCGCCTTCGGCTACACGTCGGAGCCAAACCCGGATCTGAAGCCGGAGACGAGCCGCACCTTCGAGGGCGGCGTCCGCTACGGCGGCGAGGCGGTCGATCTGTCGCTCACCGCCTTCACCGGGCGCTATCGCAACTTCATCAGCCAGGAGGTGGTGGGCGGAAGTTTCACCCCCACCGACCCGGCGGTCTACCAGTTCATCAATCTCGATAGGGTCAAGATCAGCGGCGCCGAGGCGCGGCTGCACGGCCGCATGCCCGCGGGCTTCACCGGCACGCTGGCACTAAGCTACGCCAAGGGCGACGTGATCGACCCGAGCGGCGCGCGGACGCCGTTGGCGAGCGTCGATCCACTCAAGCTCGTCGCGGGCATCGGCTGGCGCGCCGTCGACGATCGCTTCGGCGGCGACGTGACGATGACGCACAGCGCGGGCAAGAGCGAGGCGCGCAGCCGCGGGCTCTGCACCCCCTCCTGCTATCTGCCCGACGCCTTTACCATCGTCGATGCGACAGCATTCGTGCGGATCGGCGAGGCGCTCACCCTGCGCGCCGGCATCTTCAACATCCTCGACGCCAGATATGCCTGGTGGAGCGACGTCGCCGGGCTCGCCAGCACCACCGCCATCGCCGACGCCTTCACCCAGCCCGGCCGCAACGCCAGCGTGTCGATCAGCGCGCGCTTTTAA
- a CDS encoding CocE/NonD family hydrolase, with protein MRALRSIVAAFALAIATPGAAAEPNTPDAAKIAFRWDVKIPLRDGTQLSANVYLPKGQAAPAPCIFTLTPYIAQSYHDRGVYFAAHGLPFLTVDARGRGNSEGTFRPLIQEAEDGHDVVEWLAKQPYCNGKVSMWGGSYAGYNQWAAAKEAPPHLATIVPVASPYPGADFPARNNIFYPYLLQWLNFTSGKASQGNIFGDGDFWGAIARRRFEEGVAFNTLERELGGDQATLREWISHPAVDAWYDSYAPTDAQFRAFSMPILTITGSYDGDQPGAFAFYKKHMALGSPEARANHYLIVGPWDHAGTRTPRAEVGGLTFGKESLVDLNKLHVDWYNWTMAGGARPAFLEKRVAYYVMGADRWRYADTLEGVTAEERPFYLDSDGGGATRVMASGALNPARPGAGRPDRYVYDPRDTSRAALEASIDPSLLTDQQLVLAGDGKQLVYHSAPFDKDTEVSGFFRLSAWIAIDTPDTDFRAAVYEIDGTGRSILLTDDIKRARFRESPRQAKLVTTRAAQRYDFDSFMFVSRRIAKGSRLRLVIGPLNSIWTQKNYNSGGDVSAETMADARPVTVTLHHDRARPSALYVPIGQPE; from the coding sequence ATGCGGGCATTGAGATCGATCGTGGCGGCGTTCGCTCTGGCGATCGCCACACCGGGGGCCGCTGCCGAGCCGAACACGCCGGATGCCGCCAAGATCGCTTTCCGCTGGGACGTGAAGATTCCGCTGCGCGACGGCACCCAGCTTAGCGCCAACGTCTATCTGCCCAAGGGGCAGGCCGCCCCCGCGCCCTGCATCTTCACGCTCACCCCCTATATCGCGCAAAGCTATCACGACCGCGGCGTCTATTTCGCCGCGCACGGCCTACCGTTCCTGACCGTCGACGCACGCGGCCGCGGCAATTCCGAAGGCACGTTCCGCCCGCTGATCCAGGAGGCCGAGGACGGCCACGACGTCGTCGAATGGCTGGCGAAACAGCCCTATTGCAACGGCAAGGTATCGATGTGGGGCGGCTCCTACGCCGGCTACAACCAGTGGGCCGCGGCCAAGGAAGCGCCGCCGCATCTTGCCACCATCGTCCCCGTCGCCTCGCCCTATCCCGGCGCCGATTTCCCGGCGCGCAACAACATCTTCTACCCCTATCTGCTGCAATGGCTGAACTTCACCTCGGGCAAGGCGTCGCAGGGCAATATCTTCGGCGACGGCGACTTCTGGGGCGCGATCGCGCGCCGCCGGTTCGAGGAGGGCGTGGCGTTCAACACGCTGGAGCGCGAGCTGGGCGGCGATCAGGCGACCCTGCGCGAGTGGATCTCTCACCCCGCGGTCGATGCCTGGTACGACAGCTATGCGCCGACCGACGCGCAGTTCCGCGCTTTCTCGATGCCGATCCTCACGATCACCGGCAGCTACGACGGCGATCAGCCGGGTGCCTTCGCCTTCTACAAAAAGCATATGGCGCTGGGATCACCTGAGGCGCGCGCCAATCATTATCTCATAGTCGGGCCATGGGACCATGCCGGCACCCGCACCCCGCGCGCCGAAGTCGGCGGCCTCACCTTCGGCAAGGAGAGCCTCGTCGATCTCAACAAGCTCCACGTCGACTGGTACAATTGGACGATGGCGGGCGGCGCCAGGCCCGCCTTCCTCGAAAAACGCGTCGCTTATTACGTCATGGGCGCCGATCGCTGGCGCTATGCCGACACGCTGGAGGGCGTGACCGCCGAGGAGCGGCCCTTCTATCTCGATTCGGATGGCGGCGGCGCGACGCGGGTGATGGCATCCGGCGCGCTCAATCCGGCACGGCCCGGCGCGGGCAGGCCCGACCGCTACGTCTACGATCCGCGCGACACCTCCCGCGCGGCGCTGGAGGCGAGCATCGATCCCTCGCTGCTCACCGACCAGCAGCTCGTCCTCGCCGGCGACGGCAAGCAGCTCGTCTATCACAGCGCGCCGTTCGACAAGGATACCGAAGTCTCGGGCTTCTTCCGCCTCTCCGCCTGGATCGCGATCGACACGCCCGACACCGATTTCCGAGCCGCGGTCTACGAGATCGACGGCACCGGCCGCAGCATCCTCCTGACCGACGATATCAAGCGCGCGCGCTTCCGGGAAAGCCCGCGGCAGGCGAAGCTCGTCACCACCCGCGCGGCGCAGCGCTATGATTTCGACAGCTTCATGTTCGTCTCGCGCCGCATCGCCAAGGGCAGCCGACTCCGCCTCGTCATCGGCCCGCTCAACTCGATCTGGACGCAGAAGAACTACAACAGCGGCGGCGACGTCTCGGCGGAAACGATGGCCGACGCACGGCCGGTGACGGTTACGCTCCACCACGACCGCGCGAGGCCAAGCGCTCTCTATGTACCGATCGGCCAGCCGGAATAA
- a CDS encoding tyrosine-type recombinase/integrase, producing MTNARRPVGRPGRYAKYEKLEASLPARMTKRPVYCDGIGLFKGSKASTVWVKIRMPHGGVYKGRTVPLSGSIEHKAGNRASWTWQQLEAERDRLQGLADRGEPLEAVQAESFASFATDWLERKKSTLKGYGVTKGHIATALIPTFGKKALDAITVGDVNRWIGKQRANLAPATVQRQLSTFNAIMNDAVRNGLIERNPATRADKIRGVEPRQRFVTEAEWQTILATCERIEREQEEKREQTPQRIRGWLRHYVAWAYNSGMRRAEILALTWANVRAVDAEHVVVEVLNSKNGKSRFVSCTAEMRSILEALEKLDRPGGDNRLFPVSITTLKRALTALWKATGLKDVRLHDLRRSHATILINKGIDVRTVAGRLGHTGTAMLAKHYAVDRGDKEAAAAFAA from the coding sequence ATGACAAATGCGCGACGCCCGGTCGGCCGCCCCGGCCGCTATGCCAAATACGAGAAACTGGAAGCCTCACTCCCCGCCCGAATGACGAAGCGCCCGGTCTATTGCGACGGGATCGGCCTGTTCAAAGGCAGCAAGGCGAGCACGGTCTGGGTCAAGATCAGGATGCCCCACGGCGGCGTCTATAAGGGCCGCACGGTGCCTCTATCAGGCTCCATCGAGCACAAGGCAGGCAACCGGGCCTCTTGGACGTGGCAGCAGCTAGAAGCCGAGCGGGACCGCCTACAGGGCCTAGCCGATCGCGGCGAGCCACTGGAAGCCGTCCAGGCGGAATCCTTCGCCAGCTTCGCAACGGACTGGCTCGAACGGAAAAAATCGACGCTCAAGGGCTACGGCGTCACCAAGGGCCATATCGCCACGGCGCTGATCCCGACGTTCGGCAAGAAGGCGCTGGACGCGATCACCGTTGGCGATGTCAATCGCTGGATCGGCAAGCAGCGCGCTAACCTCGCGCCCGCCACGGTGCAAAGACAGCTAAGCACGTTCAATGCGATCATGAATGATGCCGTTCGCAACGGCCTGATCGAGCGAAACCCGGCCACACGCGCCGACAAGATCAGAGGCGTCGAGCCGAGACAGCGTTTTGTCACTGAGGCGGAATGGCAGACGATCCTTGCGACCTGCGAACGCATCGAGCGAGAGCAGGAAGAGAAGCGGGAGCAAACGCCGCAGCGGATCAGGGGCTGGCTCCGGCACTATGTCGCATGGGCCTACAATTCGGGGATGCGGCGAGCGGAGATACTCGCGCTGACATGGGCCAATGTGCGGGCCGTCGATGCCGAGCACGTCGTGGTCGAGGTGCTCAATTCCAAGAACGGCAAATCCCGCTTCGTCAGCTGCACCGCGGAAATGCGGTCGATCCTAGAGGCGCTCGAGAAGCTGGATCGCCCGGGGGGAGACAATCGGCTTTTCCCTGTGTCGATCACGACGCTGAAACGCGCCTTGACTGCCCTGTGGAAGGCGACAGGGTTGAAAGACGTGCGCCTTCACGATCTCCGCCGCAGCCATGCGACAATCCTCATCAACAAGGGGATAGACGTTCGCACCGTGGCAGGGCGCCTTGGACATACCGGCACTGCCATGCTGGCCAAGCACTACGCCGTGGATCGCGGCGACAAGGAAGCGGCGGCCGCGTTCGCCGCATAG